Below is a genomic region from Candidatus Eisenbacteria bacterium.
GGGGCGGCTCGAGGCGGAGGGAGGGGAGGCGGTCCGGCGCGCGGCGGCACTGTTCGGTCTCGACGCGGAACTCTTCGAGCGTCTCGAACGGGTCCGGCGGGGAGAGAAGGCGAAGGGCGAGGAACTGCTTCGCCTCGCCGACCGCTTTCTCGAGGAGGCGCGCAAGCTGGCGATCGCGGTCGATCGATGGGAATCGGATCTCTCCGGCGGGGGAGAATGAGGAAGAGGAGATAGGGTATGGGCAAAGCACGGACCGTTCTTCTCGTTGTTCTGGTCGTCGTTATTCTGGTGGCGATCGGCGTGTACGCGTCGGTCAAGAACACATACAACACGCTGGTCACGATGGACGAACGGGTGAAGGGGGATTGGGCGCAGGTGGAGAACCAGCTCCAGCGGCGCTACGACCTGATTCCCAACCTGGTGAACACGGTGAAGGGGTACGCCGACCAGGAGAAGGAGGTCTTCACCGCCGTTACCGAGGCGCGTTCGCGCGTCGGCGGCGCGGGCTCGGTGGGGGAGAAGATCGAGGCGAACAACGAACTCACCGGGGCGCTCTCGCGGCTCCTCCTCGTGGTGGAGAATTATCCGGAGCTGAAATCGAACCAGAACTTCCTCAGGCTTCAGGACGAGCTGGCCGGCACGGAGAACCGGATCGCCGTGGAGAGGCGCCGCTACAACGAAGCGGTGGTCGCCCTGAACACGAGGCTCCGCACCTTCCCGACCGTGTTGA
It encodes:
- a CDS encoding LemA family protein — protein: MGKARTVLLVVLVVVILVAIGVYASVKNTYNTLVTMDERVKGDWAQVENQLQRRYDLIPNLVNTVKGYADQEKEVFTAVTEARSRVGGAGSVGEKIEANNELTGALSRLLLVVENYPELKSNQNFLRLQDELAGTENRIAVERRRYNEAVVALNTRLRTFPTVLIAGFFGFKPAELFEAPEEAAKAPKVEF